Genomic DNA from Trichoderma asperellum chromosome 5, complete sequence:
ATGGATTCTCGTTGATGCCAGCACTCTTGAAGAGGTTAGAAATCCGCTTTTCCCCCTGCGCCACCACCCGGCCACAACACCGTGCCCACACGCAGCTGAAGCATCGCTAACTTGGCGGCCATCGCTCGCAATAGATCACCCACGAAAGCGTTCTCGTCAAGCCGGTCAACACTCCCATCACCCCACTATGCAGTAAGTTTTTCAGTCCTCCGAATCGTCTTTTCCCAGCATGCTCTGTCGCGCCTGCTCTCTCCCCCACCATGTTGCGCGGCTATCGAGAGGTTGGAGGGGACTAAAATTTCTAAAACTTCTCGCGGTGAACATCATTGAACACTAGGGCTGACCGaacgcttttctctctcaccTTCTTGCAGCGAGCCTAACGACTCTGACATGGGAACATGTTCGGAATGCCGGTACTTTTAGGGATGCCATCACTCGATTCGACACGTTTGCTACCGAGTACCTGACGTCCAAGAATCTCGACTTTGTCTTCGTTACTCTGGATGCTTGGGACCTCCGAGTTCAGCTCCCCCGAGAAGCCCGAGACAAGGCAGTTGTGCTGCCTCCCTACCTGCAGCACTCTCGCACCTTCGATTTGCGAACTGAATACCAACGCTGGCAACAGCACCACCCAGAATCTCTGCCGTTTGGACCTTCCATGCTGTCAAACATCTGCGCCGCTCTCGAGGTCGAGCCAGTGCAGTCTAGCGCTCCCATTAAACATAATCTGCCTTTCCACCTCCAGGCTTTGGCTCCCGCCTCTCCTCGCCGTGCCATGGAAGAAGCTGTTACCCTGGCCCGCGTTCTCCGCGGTCTGATTCGCAAGTCCCAGCCGCCGCACGACCACCCCGATGTTTTGACCAGACCTATGGACGCCAGGGCAGATGTCCGGGCGTTCCTTTCTGAGAGGAGCAAGGTCCTGCATATGTCTGGTCTGCCGCATGATACTACTCAGTCCGAGCTGGAAAGCTGGTTCACCCAGTTTGGTGGTCGCCCTATTGCGTTCTGGACACTTCGAACCCCTGAGCAGCACAAGCCCACAGGCACAGGTTTTgctgttttctcttcccaTGAAGAAGTGAGTTTACTCCGTGCATTTCCCAGATATTGCCTCCAGCCGTTCCCCCTTAAATATCACCTTCCTTCCCCCTTTGTATATGATGGATGCTTCGTGTACTGACTTCAGCTAGGCTGCTGAGAGCTTGTGTATGAACGGACGTGCACTGAACGAGAAGGCCATTGAGGTTTCCCCCTCTTCCAGTCGTGTGCTAGATCGCGCTCAAGACATTTTGACACCTTTCCCTCCCAGTAAGAACCGCCCCAGACCTGGTGACTGGACTTGCCCCTCTTGCGGCTTCTCCAACTTCCAGCGCCGCACGGCTTGCTTCCGTTGCTCGTTCCCTGCTGTTGGAAGCGGTGGACCTGGTGAAATGGGAGGACCTGGTGGCTATGGATATCAGTATGGACCTCCAGCCATGATGCCCCCTCCGCACCACGGTGGTCACCACGGTCCTATGGGACACGGTGGACGTATGGGCGGTGGCGGTGTTGTGCCTTTCCGTGCTGGTGACTGGAAATGCGGAAATGAAGTTTGTGGATACCACAACTTTGCTAAGAATGTATGCTGTCTTCGCTGTGGTGCCAGTcgcgctggcgctgccgtTGTCGCGGACTCTGGCTATCCTTCTCCCATGGACAATGGCTCACAGTATGGTATGAGCCAGGGATCAATGGGAGGTACGCCAGGTCCTGGCCCATTTGGTTCCGGAGGATCTTTCGGCTCAGGGGGCGGCTACGGCCAGCACTTTGGTGGTCCCCCTAGCCACTTTCTGCCCTCGGGTTTGGGTGGCAGCGCTGGCGGCTACCCGGGCTCTATGAACTCTCAAGGCTTCCCTTCTGCCCCCGGCTCCCATGCTGCCGGCCCCTTTGATAGCAGGGCCGCAGAGGCGGCTTTCCAGTCTGCGACTAACGGTCCTGTCTCTGGCGGACCAGGCAACAACTTTTATAACAACAACAGCGGCAACCCTGGCAACAATGAAAGCGACCCCTTTGCTTTCCTGAGCAGTGGTATCGGTGGCCTCACTGTCAGTGGTGACGCTCGCCAAAACGGTGCCGGCGCTACCCCAAGCAAGTCGCCCGTCTAAACGAGATCGACAGACGCTTGTCTTTTAGATCATGATCTTTAACTCAACTGGTTATGTACCTTTCGGTATATCCTTTTCGTTCCTATGTAACGACTTTGGAATGATGAACATAGAGCATTTGACCTTGGCAAATACCTTCTGGACCTAGCTTGCATGCTGTTTCAAGGGAAAGGGGCTGGTGTGAATTTGGTTTGTTTTTTGGAGGACTAGGACGGAGTGTCGGATATGTTTTAGGCGGGGCTGTGGTATTGTTTCGAGGGCTGGAAGACAAAAGTGAAATACACCACGGCTGTTCTGGGTCAAAACGAGTCTTGTGGTTCAAGCATTGCTGaggaaagtaaaattttGTTGATTCTCTTTCGCGCTTTAAAGGGGGGGCAAAACATGGTTCTTGGCAAGGGAAATACGGTTGTGTGGACTCGATTATCGGTCGGACGTGGCATTTTTTTTGCTGGAATCCTTTGTCCCGGTGCTGGTGCATAGCGAAAGGGAGTGTAAGGGTAtctcttggccttggttTTGACTCAATTATCCAGTTCACCGGTGTCGGTTTTATCGCTCAGATTAACCCAGGGGTCTTTTGATTTTGTTTCGACTCTTTCTCCTTGTTAACTTGCTTTTTACTGGTCTGattctcttgtcttttttgcttAGTTCCTCTTTCTGTTTTCTCCATTTTGCAGTTGTGTCTCTTACCTTGTcaatccttttcttctttctttacaTAGGacattctctcttctcatacTGTACTTTTCGTACActcgttttttctttctttcttcgttctttcttcttccttatCATTTCGGCATTCCGGAAGTTTGGAAGAGAAAGGTGTCAAAGGTAGCAGCATTTTTGGGAGCGGGGGACATTGGCGGGAGTTGGGACTGAATCGAGTTTTTTGAGGGAAACTTTTTTTGGGCAAATGAAATTTTGACGATGGAAAGGCTAAGGGAAGGGGTGGATGGGATGAATGGAAAGCATACAGgggcaaagaaggaaagggggggagaaggGTTTGGGAGGGACTCTCTTGTTTTTTCACAAATTGGGAGGTGGCTGGTGGGAGGTTGGCTGCAGGTTGATTTTGCTGAGATATGAGAATGCTCTGATGTTTTTGTCCGAAGGGGATGTGGGCAtgaaaatttaaaaagtagaGTGATTTTGAGGGATGGGGGGAATGGATGTCCTAATATAACGTGTTATTGGcttgttttttgtttcaaCGATATGGGATGAGAAGAATTCTGTgtgattgctgctgcattggtgatgttgaagtCTGGCAAATCCAGTTTGTTATCGAGACGTGTATCGACTGTGGTGTGCC
This window encodes:
- a CDS encoding uncharacterized protein (EggNog:ENOG41~BUSCO:EOG092D1G2Z); the protein is MTSQQVPQLNIDRYVVIHVATTCDEHGVYVTKDSAEVIELGWILVDASTLEEITHESVLVKPVNTPITPLCTSLTTLTWEHVRNAGTFRDAITRFDTFATEYLTSKNLDFVFVTLDAWDLRVQLPREARDKAVVLPPYLQHSRTFDLRTEYQRWQQHHPESLPFGPSMLSNICAALEVEPVQSSAPIKHNLPFHLQALAPASPRRAMEEAVTLARVLRGLIRKSQPPHDHPDVLTRPMDARADVRAFLSERSKVLHMSGLPHDTTQSELESWFTQFGGRPIAFWTLRTPEQHKPTGTGFAVFSSHEEAAESLCMNGRALNEKAIEVSPSSSRVLDRAQDILTPFPPSKNRPRPGDWTCPSCGFSNFQRRTACFRCSFPAVGSGGPGEMGGPGGYGYQYGPPAMMPPPHHGGHHGPMGHGGRMGGGGVVPFRAGDWKCGNEVCGYHNFAKNVCCLRCGASRAGAAVVADSGYPSPMDNGSQYGMSQGSMGGTPGPGPFGSGGSFGSGGGYGQHFGGPPSHFLPSGLGGSAGGYPGSMNSQGFPSAPGSHAAGPFDSRAAEAAFQSATNGPVSGGPGNNFYNNNSGNPGNNESDPFAFLSSGIGGLTVSGDARQNGAGATPSKSPV